One window of Calypte anna isolate BGI_N300 chromosome 9, bCalAnn1_v1.p, whole genome shotgun sequence genomic DNA carries:
- the LOC115598768 gene encoding collagen alpha-1(III) chain-like, translated as MLTLPLLPCPGDPTLPPLPPAPRQPWQPPGCPGRELAAGAVPLSPPQCKGRWGWKEKQCCPPHNPAGSQGDPLHPIAPGQPAASWGTPGSSRRASGNLMLSRVSTAGVGQCQTIHRGAPTTPLPLQDGTLALEGATSSQGSPKPQPRWKWVLPGFWEVTGAGCIPQPPTHQGTKGPPLGHGGPGHLSWALAPITTKRGEWGVSHKGRGQPGTSPVPHRRHNQERAGYSPPRGKNLGRLSGPAETVHPTDLKRGREKYVSRGGAHPDSPPPPHRPGHLPGVGEGEPLPPPQRDRPGLRPALGPKPGTESPGQPGPVRAGAEE; from the coding sequence ATGCTGACACTGCCACTGCTGCCCTGCCCAGGGGACCCCACACTCCCCCCtctgccaccagcacccagaCAGCCCTGGCAGCCTCCCGGCTGTCCCGGTAGGGAGTTGGCAGCCGGGGCAGTGCCGCTCTCCCCGCCCCAGTGCAAAGGCCgctggggctggaaggagaagcagtGCTGCCCACCCCACAACCCTGCCGGGAGCCAGGGGGATCCCCTGCACCCCATAGCACCTGGCCAACCCGCTGCCAGCTGGGGCACCCCGGGGAGCAGTCGCCGTGCTTCTGGTAACCTGATGCTCAGCCGCGTCAGCACAGCCGGTGTGGGGCAGTGCCAGACAATTCACCGGGGTGCCCCGACCACCCCGCTGCCCCTCCAGGACGGAACTCTAGCATTAGAAGGTGCTACCTCTTCTCAGGGGTCCCCTAAACCACAACCCCGCTGGAAATGGGTTCTGCCAGGGTTCTGGGAGGTGACAGGAGCTGGCtgcatcccccagccccccacTCACCAAGGAACCAAGGGTCCGCCCCTAGGACATGGTGGCCCAGGCCATCTTAGCTGGGCCTTAGCACCCATCACCACAAAAAGAGGGGAATGGGGAGTGTCACACAAGGGACGGGGACAGCCGGGGACATCCCCGGTCCCCCACCGCCGGCACAACCAGGAGCGAGCGGGATACTCACCCCCCCGCGGGAAAAACCTGGGCCGGCTGAGCGGGCCTGCAGAGACCGTTCATCCGACTGACttgaagagaggaagggagaaataCGTCAGCCGGGGGGGAGCCCACCCGGACTcgccacccccaccccaccgGCCAGGTCACCTCCCGGGGGTGGGGGAAGGCGAACCCCTGCCTCCCCCGCAGCGGGACAGGCCGGGCCTGCGGCCTGCACTGGGCCCAAAGCCGGGGACCGAGAGCCCGGGACAACCAGGCCCCGTCCGAGCTGGAGCCGAGGAGTGA